One stretch of Anolis sagrei isolate rAnoSag1 chromosome 11, rAnoSag1.mat, whole genome shotgun sequence DNA includes these proteins:
- the ATP6V1G1 gene encoding V-type proton ATPase subunit G 1 — translation MASQSQGIQQLLQAEKRAAEKVAEARKRKNRRLKQAKEEAQAEIEQYRLQREKEFKAKEEAALGSHGSSTTEVEKETQEKMVVLQSNFQKNREEVLNSLLNLVCDIKPEIHLNYRING, via the exons ATGGCCAGCCAGTCGCAGGGCATCCAGCAGCTGCTGCAGGCCGAGAAGAGAGCCGCCGAGAAGGTCGCCGAGGCCCGCAAGA GAAAGAACCGGCGGCTGAAGCAAGCGAAAGAAGAAGCCCAAGCTGAAATCGAGCAGTATCGCTtacagagggagaaggaattcAAAGCGAAAGAGGAAGCA GCTCTGGGGTCCCATGGCAGCTCCACCACCGAAGTGGAAAAGGAGACCCAGGAGAAGATGGTTGTGCTCCAGAGCAACTTCCAGAAGAACCGAGAAGAAGTCCTCAACAGCCTGCTGAACCTCGTCTGCGATATCAAGCCGGAGATCCATTTGAACTACCGCATCAATGGCTAG